A region from the Trachemys scripta elegans isolate TJP31775 chromosome 22, CAS_Tse_1.0, whole genome shotgun sequence genome encodes:
- the TICAM1 gene encoding TIR domain-containing adapter molecule 1 yields the protein MAEAGEVQPGFEGVFSILSRIPEERLVSLKHKLKHTRPCTNSCKLLQAMVLLTLGRESEARICLDALGDDEGALCIWRSKWGTAGSENPLTPQQEAGALLALARIYSLLVEENLCTHLARDNAYKAAIVAFRASEDPRRDNLSSILAEAQEKCTIDFSSTETGNEFKTLRSDPGHFPTASPAPVMRSPPVQIGSRSVLSGPQTLRSSGSPASFISHFEISQSPTMEFHTCSAHRNHVPQPSKLCGGAANCTVQPGGGRVSHGPRDAGRFSSSSAPPLQSQVRSHPSENPQAGSFVPPSLPVPETPLPHPSAVHCPVECTDPPTMGTAELQERVVQKPEQESLTELPSVCTPGPASGSIRMPVEDSCVLTEKAETASFSSSGDLPPPQAAAAPTPELDCGEKRFFSFVVLHASEDVAIACRVKEMLESMGVPDGATFCEEFFIPGQCQLTCFQDAIDNSAFTLLLLTQNFQSHFYMHQMNTALMDSLQRLPKYNSVIPFLPKENPSKCPIPTVLAGLVPLDENSPVFSKTVKNTFRLKRISEQKAMWSQLQHIQEQHRKQQQYQEHLQMLQQNLVGLNLGSQPGYPSQMPLPGLLPYPAGIQQLLQQLVSSLQLQTSSLPMFAPPAMYQPHPASQFMPTQSAPSPSQHFILPPSHQNTMQGSGGPQPLIIQNAQMVQIGDHNQMQVERTRVVAESSDEETSESH from the coding sequence ATGGCAGAGGCTGGCGAGGTCCAGCCAGGCTTTGAGGGGGTCTTCAGCATTTTATCTAGGATCCCAGAAGAGAGACTCGTTAGCCTCAAACATAAGCTGAAGCACACAAGACCCTGCACGAACAGCTGTAAGCTGTTGCAAGCCATGGTCCTGCTGACTTTGGGACGAGAGTCAGAGGCAAGGATATGTCTGGACGCTTTGGGTGATGATGAAGGAGCCCTCTGTATCTGGAGGAGCAAATGGGGTACCGCAGGCAGCGAGAACCCACTGACTCCCCAGCAAGAGGCAGGTGCCCTCCTGGCCCTGGCACGGATCTACTCGCTGCTGGTAGAGGAAAATCTGTGCACTCACCTGGCCAGGGACAATGCCTACAAGGCTGCCATTGTGGCCTTCAGAGCCAGCGAGGATCCTCGGAGAGACAATCTGAGCAGCATCTTGGCCGAGGCTCAGGAAAAGTGCACGATTGACTTCAGCTCCACAGAGACGGGTAACGAATTTAAGACACTGAGATCTGACCCTGGGCATTTCCCGACTGCCAGCCCGGCTCCAGTGATGAGGAGCCCCCCAGTGCAGATCGGGAGCAGATCGGTTCTCTCAGGGCCACAGACTTTGCGTTCCTCTGGCAGCCCAGCCTCCTTCATCAGCCACTTTGAGATCAGCCAGTCCCCCACGATGGAGTTTCAcacctgctcagctcaccgtaaCCATGTCCCGCAGCCCAGCAAGCTTTGTGGGGGCGCCGCGAACTGCACCGTGCAGCCTGGCGGAGGGAGAGTCAGCCACGGCCCACGGGACGCCGGCCGGTTCAGCAGCTCCTCTGCACCCCCTCTGCAAAGCCAAGTAAGAAGCCACCCATCTGAGAATCCCCAGGCCGGTAGCTTTGTTCCCCCATCTCTTCCAGTTCCCGAAACCCCACTTCCGCATCCGAGTGCGGTGCACTGTCCTGTGGAATGCACTGACCCTCCCACCATGGGGACAGCAGAACTGCAGGAACGTGTGGTCCAAAAGCCAGAACAGGAGTCACTTACCGAGCTCCCTAGCGTGTGTACCCCAGGGCCAGCCTCTGGTTCCATCCGAATGCCAGTAGAAGATTCCTGTGTCCTAACAGAGAAAGCAGAGACGGCATCCTTCTCCTCTTCAGGGGACCTCCCTCCTCCTCAGGCAGCAGCCGCCCCCACACCAGAGCTGGACTGTGGTGAGAAAAGGTTCTTCAGTTTCGTTGTCCTGCACGCCAGCGAAGATGTGGCCATTGCCTGCCGGGTGAAGGAGATGCTGGAGAGCATGGGGGTGCCCGACGGTGCCACATTCTGCGAGGAGTTCTTCATCCCTGGGCAATGCCAGCTGACTTGCTTCCAGGATGCCATAGACAACTCTGCCTTCACCCTCCTGCTACTGACCCAGAACTTCCAGTCCCACTTCTACATGCACCAGATGAACACGGCCCTGATGGATTCCCTCCAGCGGCTGCCCAAGTACAATTCGGTCATCCCTTTCTTGCCCAAGGAGAACCCCTCAAAGTGTCCGATCCCCACCGTGCTGGCGGGGTTGGTGCCTCTGGATGAGAACTCCCCGGTGTTCTCCAAGACGGTGAAGAACACCTTCCGCCTCAAGAGAATCAGTGAGCAGAAGGCGATGTGGAGCCAGTTACAGCACAtccaggagcagcacaggaaACAGCAGCAATACCAGGAACACCTCCAGATGCTGCAACAGAACTTAGTTGGTCTGAACTTGGGGTCCCAGCCTGGCTACCCATCCCAAATGCCTTTGCCAGGACTGTTGCCGTATCCTGCAGGAATTCAGCAACTTCTGCAGCAGCTTGTGTCTAGTCTCCAACTCCAGACATCTTCTCTTCCAATGTTTGCCCCTCCTGCCATGTACCAGCCTCACCCAGCTAGTCAGTTCATGCCCACCCAGtcagctccctccccttcccagcactTCATCCTCCCGCCCAGCCACCAAAACACGATGCAGGGGTCAGGAGGCCCCCAGCCCCTCATCATTCAGAATGCTCAAATGGTGCAGATTGGAGACCACAATCAGATGCAGGTGGAGAGGACCAGGGTGGTGGCTGAGAGCTCCGATGAAGAGACCAGCGAGAGTCACTGA